From the Helianthus annuus cultivar XRQ/B chromosome 17, HanXRQr2.0-SUNRISE, whole genome shotgun sequence genome, the window TATTTTTTCATAGCCGTCcactaatctcctgtaatacatgttaattttgaaaacgtcaacaaaagttgagtgaattcatgttattttgttttcGCATCAAATGAGTCTCCAAAACATTTGAAGTAATAAAATTCGTTTTTTGTATAGTATGATAAAAAAGAATTGTATGATCATTAGTGTGTTGCAAGGACACTAATATGTATGCCGAATAGGAGGCAACCAAACCTTGACAATTTATTGTGTGTGTCAACGACACTAGTTTGGACGCAAAGGCACTCTTGACGATCGTGGTTATCGTTGTCGTTAAGAGTGGGGCTTGCCaaaacccaaatagatctatccgtTTGTTCCTCGGTACTTGTTTATTCATTAATGGCCCCTTTATTTTAACACCTATCCGCATGTGATCAAAATAGCTTCATTGTATTATCAtactatttgtaacatgtatacatccccgaagtttaaaactataaaaattcaaagtaaaaggggaaaacatgaactcacagatttgCGTTCCGTGCAAATCTCTATTCGATTCCTTGTTCGCGGTTCGTTTCTCGACCTACAAGTGTTGTAATCTAGTTAGACACTTAGGTTTGTTTTTGTGTATCGTACAAATATTCTAtcttgtattttgtttttgtgttttcgtatatatataacttccttgtatatatacatttattttattttattttatttgtgtttgaatgggCTTAATTTATGTTTTAGAATTTAAGTCCATTTTGGGTATTTGGTGCTtatgggcctagcccaaataaCTTTGTTTAAAAATATGGGTCAAGCCCAAATTGTTTTCTAAAATATATCTAGTCCGTAATAATTTGTAAATATTGGATTTTTAGCCCAAGTATTTTGTAAAGTGGGCTTTAGCCtaattttgactaaaaatatattttagtccattgttttgtaaaagtggGCTTAGCCTAAATTTTATTTATGAGAAATGGGCATTAGCCCAATTTTAATTTATGGACtgcttttaaaatataaaattttgggctagtaaaaaataataacagcaatacttttatttttataaaaattagatttttataaaaatcattacTTATGCCATAGTTGAATCTTTTTAGTGCATAAATTTGTGTGACGGCTCGTATTTTGTTATAGTCATTTACTACTTGTCGGTTTTATTTATTCGTATCGTTTGTCCCGTTGTGTCGTCGGTCACGTTTTACCATTTGTTTGTGCCATTTTTGTTTGTCCAAAAGTCCATATAGTCCAATAGTGTCCGAATTTGTCCATTTGTGTTTTCGTGTCCAAGGATGGACATTTTATTTCGTTttcaagtttatatatatatatatatatattttgtaatttttatggaTGTGTAATAATTTTGCATTTGTTCCTACTAGAACTAACATATGATGTACATATAAAAAATATACAAACTTATGATACTTGATTAATATTTTTGtaagtacacattttatccaaaaatatatacttgtcatttttatttagaaatctttttataaaacatggatTTATGTCTTTGTCCAAAATTTGTTCAACCATGTTCAAGACCTCAAATATTTGTTTTAGTTACATACTTCCTTGTTTAACAACTTTTAACAcataacaaaatttataaaaattttgccatagttttgtttgaaatatggattttccccaagtttatacaaaacttgttttcaaattatttCAATACAAAACACCATCAAGTATCAATATCTATCAAAATTTTTCAACAAAAGTAGCATAAACATGATATTGTTCTTAactttcccaaaaaggaaactttattccTTATTTTTGCCAAAAATTTGTAGAATGAGATTTTATGAAAAACTCTTGTTTTAGATATCTTATAAGGTCATTTGAAGCATAAATATGTATTCAAAATGTTTACTACTAACATATTTCTTGATTTTGATCTTTTCCAGAAATGGAAACTTTATTCAAGAAATATTTCAAAAATTTATTTTCTTGGTTTTAAATGTTTTCTCatattttactagcatgcatgtTCATAAAAATTCATGTTCATTCCTTTGTTGATGAATCTTGGTTGATCCTACATGCATGTATGTAGATCATATTTTTGAGTACAAATAACCAAGATTCAAATTTATTAGGCTTGATTCTCCAAGTTTATCTCTTAATCATAGAAAAGTCATGTTTAAAAATAATGATTCTTAGTTGTTTTCTTGTTATTTTTCAAGTGGGTTTATGATGAACTTGTAAAAGAATCAAAAATAAAAGTGAAACTAGTATGCTTTTCTTACAATTTTTGCAAAGAAACAAAGAtgaagatttgaaaatcttgatgaTTTATGGCTTCTAGTTCCACCAAAAAGGCTCCTAATAGCTTTTCTAAACACCCTTGAGGCTTGTTTCATCCATGGATCTCCAAATGTGCAAGAACTCTTGAATTTGAAGTTTGAAATGAAAATGGAGTGGGGATGTTTGGTTTGCACGattttggagagagagagatagtAGGAGTTGTAGTGTTTTGATGTCTTGGGAGTTATGGAAAAATGGTAGAGTGTTGGAGAAGGATTTAGTTTCCCCAAGTACACTAATCATCATATGGTTTCTCCAACACATCAAATTAGAAGATGGTGGCATAGAGGGGCCCACCATAACCGTGAATCATTAAAAAAGGGGGGAGTGTTtgcttattttttttataaaattcttgattaatatataaactttaggaaatttgatattttatataaaaatatctacAAGGTTTTTAGCTCTAATATTTTAAAGTAGTGTGACACTAGGTAAAACTAGTTCACTAAaatttttagtttgtaattcgggTGAAAAAGTCGGTCCGGGTCCTGCAACGGATTAAATACTGACACCGTTTTTTGTTTAGATaaatacataacaaaaattatttttgcaCATGTTTTATTATCCAAATAATTAATCCAACTTTTTAGactaaaaattttattatttttgacacGATTCTGGTACTGGCTTTGCTGACTGGCAGTTTACTGAACTAGCCGTGCAGCTTAACGCAATAAGATTCGATTACGGATTTTGTGTCATTTTTAATACCCGTTACATTATTTAtgtcaaataatatttatttttgggttttttttggaCAGTTACTGTTTCGTTCTGTGGAATGCTGTATCCGCAGGATTGCTGTATTTTTCTACGGACTGGGACAATTTGGCTTTTAATTggaattttgtaaataataaggcacatattatttttggacaaagaTTTTTATAGAATATTTGTGTAGACATAACTGTATGCTTGTTTTCATTGTGTCAGACTGTACCGCGACTAGTACTGACAAGCATTGTTTATTCGCGTTCTATTGTTAGTCTAGGATATTGTTTCCAATCGCAACGGATTTGTTATCATAATTCACTATGATTTTTTAATTGCTAGACTTTTAagactttaattaattaaaatcaagtcgTATACacgaaaataaaaattgaaataGTTGTTCATGTTGTACGGAATTACTGGAATTTTGCCGTTTGTCACACAGCATTTGCCAGCAATCGGACAGCATTTTTATCACTCCATTGCTGTTCAAACTGTCCTGCTAGCCGGTCAGACAGGAGTTCGATCGGACAACATTCTTGTCACCACACTGATGTTCAAATAGCTTTGCTAGTCGATCGGACAACAtctgccagccgatcggacagcattcTATCAGTCCTTGATATCTGTGCAATAtgacagttcgatcgaccagcatagctagccgatcggacagcatcactagccgatcggacaacattgCCAGCCGTTCGAACAGCgttgctaaccgatcggacaacatTGATTATTTGATCAAACAAgacatgctaaccgatcgatCAGCCTTACCAGATCAAGTTTCACAAGATGAGCcgaccgatcggacagcaatgctaaccgatcggacagccattTGATTCTCTAGTACTATCACATAGAGATTCTCagtgttagaaaaattttcaaaaattttcatctttCATCCTTATTTCTCAAGACCTGTGCAATTGATTAATAATGCATATATTTACAGGAAAGAGGAAAGGGTACAGATAAGGGTCACAATGTATATTGCGTGATTGATGCCGATAACACAGAGAATACAGTGGTTGAAAAGAAGGCAAAATTTTTAAGAGAAAGCAGAGTTGCAAAGGATTTGTCTGACAGAACCGTTATTTATGAATCTCATGTTAGAGCCTTCTGGAACACAGCAAGATATGAAGAATCAGACAAGATGATACACTCAGTTTTGGGAAAAAAGGACCAAACTGGAAAAGACATAGATGTAGAATTTAAGTTTGGTGTTGGAGATATTAGGAGAGTTCTAGACTTACAAGATTCTGATGATGATCCAACAATCATGTCTGAATGTCTTGCTAAAGGAATGTGGTGTAGAATGGGATTTTCTGGTAATCTTAATGGAAAGATGACTAAAACGAGTTTTTCAAAGGCTTATAGATACTTGATGCACTGCATGGTACACTCATTGTCACACAGAAAAGGAGCCTATGATGAAGTATCTGATTACATCATGAATATACTGACTAGTTTGGTATTGAACAGAAGGTACACCATTTCTCAAGTCATCTTTGAGTATATGAAGGAGAACTGCCAGAATAAAGGAGACAGatatatcatgtatccaaggttcATCATGATGTTGATCAATGATAAGATCAAGGATCTTCCAAAGAACAAAAGTGACATCATGGATGTGAGAAATATAACCAATGATACTATTGCAAGAATCACCAAAGAAAATGATGCAAAAACGAAACAAATGATATGTAAGATCAAGGATCCAAAATATGTTGCTCCTTAGAATGAGAAATGGAGACATGAGAAGAGTGATTCTGACAATAAAGATGCAAAGATGAGTGAAATGGTTGAGAAGAAAACAAGATGGTGGTGTGTAAGAGATGGGAAAAGGAAGAGAACTCCAAAGTCGTCCCCTGCTGTTTCTATTCCAAAGGATTGAGaaaagggtatagtgaaagggggagtcttATGGCAATTAGGATTTTAATTGTTATAAGTTTTCTAATGAATCTGTCAATATTTGTTTTGTAGGGTCTTCTGGAGAACCGCAACAAAGACTGATAGATGAAACTGTCTTGGAGCCATCAGTAGCTATTGAGCAAGGAATTGATCTCTTGAATCAATCATTTGAAAGCTAACTGAAGAAGAATGAGGAAGCAGCAGCTCAAAAAGCTCAAGGATCGAGTGTTCAAGCTGAAAATATTACAACCGTTGAACCAGAATCAGGATAGTTCAAGCAAAGATGATTCTGAAGAAACACAATCAGAATCACAATTAGATAGAACAACTCTTGGAAGAGGGAAAGCTCGGCTgaagaagaagcctttaaagaaaaagaaatcaTCTGATGAAGAAGACTCGTCTTATGAACCAGATGAACCaaagaaacaaagaaagaagagaaaagcAGTTCAAGCTGGAGTTATTCCAAGAAATGTTAGAGCAAGAAAATCTGGTGCTGAACCATCAAAGGAAAAATGAGGAAAGAAAGAAAAACATATTCAAAAGTCAAAGGTTCTTGAAACAGAAAAGACTCAGAGTGTTGAAACTCCAAAAGAACCTGAGAAACAAAGTACTGAAGAACCTGTGATAAAAGCTCAGAAAAGAACTGGAGGTGATGTTGACTACGTTGAAATCACTGGGTTCAAAACTGCTACTTCACGTCCTCCTCCACAAGATAAACCAGAATCGTCACATCCAAAAGATTCAAAGTTTGATTACATATTTGAAGGTCTTCCAGAAGCAACAGGAATTTACACAGAAGACATTCCTGAAGATGACTATGATATGTTCAACAATGAAGCAATACAAGAATTGTTACAAAAGGTCAACAAGTTGGAAAAAGAAAAAGCCAAAACAGAAGCAGAGCGTGATATTCTAAAGAAACAGGTTGATAATTTGATGAAAGCTCATGATCAAGTCAGAGCAGTGTTGATAGACCAAGAGGAAGCAATGAACAGAATGAAGAATGAAGCTCATGATAATTCAAAGGTGTTTGAACTGTTGACAACAGAAATTGCTTCGTTGAATGTGAAGATAAAGAACTTGGAAGATGTGAATCAGACGCTTAATCAGCTTCTCAGTGAGATGAGTGAAGCTTCATCAAACGAAATGAAGGCAATGAAGTTGGAAATGGAATCCATGAAAGCAAATAAAGTGGTGAAGGATGAACAAGTACATATGCTATACTCTGTCATGGAAAGTCACCTAAAGATGGATGTTCATGCTGCTTTCAATGAGATTGAAGTAAAAAGAGCTGAGGAAAGAAGAAGCGAACGAGAAAGAAGTCTAGCCGAAGAAGCCACCCAAAGGAACAAAAGTGTGATTGAAGATATTCAAGAAGCTGGTGGATCATCAAGTCAACCTGAGATTGTTGGATCATCAAATCAAGAAGATATTGAAATGGTTGAAGCTGAAAATGTTCAAGAACAAGATGCTGAAAATGTCCAAGAACAAGATGTTGAAAATATTCAAGAACAAGATGATCAAAACTTCATGATAGTTGGTGAGTCTTCTGAACCTTTTGATGCTAACAATGTTCTTCGAAGAGTGGCTGTTattcaaagaaaaagaaaagctaGAGAAGTGCTGTTGCTGGAATGGAAGACAAATCAGTTTGTTCTTGTTGGAGATGCTCGCTTAGTGCCTTATAGTGTTAAGGAAATTGCTCGTCAAATGAAGATAAAAGAAAGACGAAGAAAGACAAAGATAGCACGTGGAGAAATCGTTGATGATGATTCTGATATTGAGTTATTTGgaaacgaagaagaagaagataatGATGAGGAAAAAGATGACAAGcctgatgataaagatgataaggGCGATGATGATAACGATCAGGGTGCTTCTGGGTTATTAATCAGAGATCCAATTGTTCAAGAAAGAATCAATGAATTAATGAATGATGAAATCAACGAACAAGTGGATGACTTACAAAATGAAGCTTCATCATCCGGAAAGCAGCATGCTGATCAGGTACTTCTTTCAAACCCAACTGTCATTTATCTAAACGTTCAACAAGAAGGAGAGGTTGAAGTTCGGAGAACTAGAGCTGAAATGCTAGAAGAGTTGGGATTAGAAGATGGAAAGTTTAAGTTTGATATTGAGGACGAGATTCCTCAGTTACCAGCAAAAGATTTTGAGCCAAGATATGCATATGAAGCTGATCATTACGATGATGTCATTGTTGAAGATGCTTCAGATTCATCCGATGATGAAATTGATTTTCATTATGCTGGAATTGATGCAACTTTTCCTTCATTGGCTGAAATGTTCAAAGATAGAAATGAAGATGAAATCAAAAGGAAAATTGTTGAAAAAGTTTCCACTGAAGGGGTCCCTGAAACTATTCCAAGAGAGATTCTTGCTGAAGAACGGAAGAAATGGTTCAAAGTCATGCCCAAAGAAAGAAAAACTCTCAAAGCTCTTTAGTATTTTACTCACAACAAAAATCTTTCATGGGGAGATATTCTATCATGGGGCTATCTTGAAGATCCTAAAGTCTATGCCAACATAAGAGAAGAAGGAGTTCAGTACTTCGAATTTCTGTCAGATATCAGTTCTCTACCGTGGTGGGATGTGGATGAGTTGGTGAAAACAAAGAATATCAAGCAGTTCTACTATGGTCCAGAAGTTAGACAACATGATCAAGATTTGTGGAACTACATCAAATGGCAGGCTAAGAATGGTTATCCAGATTAGAAGCCACAGTATCCAAAGCAGATTGTCACATATCTGGAGAATGGTAGAAAAGATATATCTTTGGATGTAAAGCCGCCTAAATGCTTGAAGAATATGCCTCTCAGAGCCATCGAGCAAGACTTTCATGATTTATTTCAAGGATGGTTTTACAATGAAACAACGGCTGAGGCAGTTATCTCTCTTTATGACAAGTCCACTGGAAAATCACGAAGAATCAATATATTAGATCCAATGTGGCTTGTTAACTGCTCAAAGAAAGACATTGATTGCTTGTTCTGCAACAAGATCTTTTATGAAAAGAGAGACAAAGCTCAAGCAATGCAGTATCAATCGATTATAGATGTATGCTTTGCTCAAGACATCAATTTAAGAAGATATTGGAAGACTAAATGGAGAAACATTGAACTTGATGAATTCTTGAAAAAGTACAAGCACAGTCAAAGATCTGAAGCAATAGCAAAGAGAGCAGCTGAATTGGGAAAACGTAGGATGGGCATTGTACCACCAATAGATCAGACGCCGATTGAATCAGAGGAAAACAAGATTCCTAAATGGGATCGGAAGCGTGGTGGTGACCCTGAATATAGAAAATGGTGGATGAATGAAGGTAGACATAAAAGGCAAAGAATGTTAGAAGAAAAGAGGAGAAAAAAGGCGAAAGAGAGAAGACGGAGCAGGAAGAAATGAAGACTATgctggaaggaactacagctacatccgagggggagtctgttagtgtaaaacgtctgtagcttccatCAGCATGTAGTCAAATTTTGTATGTTTGTGAATATtttatgtttgtatgtttgtTAGATAGATTAGCAGGTCAGGATATGGCGCGATATTGTAAAGTGCTGACTTATGATTGACTATGTCAGTCGATCGGacagtcgtccgatcggacagcccagccgattGGACAagagtccgatcggtcagcaatgTCAGCCGATCAGCACTCATCCTATCCTGACACTACCTACAAATACCTGTCCGATCaggtcatttgtaacttttgctaTTTTGACTCTTTGGAGAACTCATGTCAGTCTGACTTTCAGAGGCACTTTTGTACTTTCATATACGTTTAATTGAAAGATCAGACAACATTTTAGATTTGAATACTTTGTCGTATATCtgtggtttgatcaaatggattCCGCACATTAGTCAAAGCAGGTTCTTCTAAGTTTCCGACGAATAGATCCTATCAAAGGGACCAACACGAAGTAATCTAGAAGACTGCCGAATTAGCtgttgccatgtctcgtctcaatgATGAAGCCACCCGAGAAGCATCAAAGGAAGCAGAAGCTAAGCCTTTGAATAGGTCAAAGAAGCGTAAAGCTTCAAAGAATCCTCCAGCTGTTGCACCAAAACAGGCAGGACCTAGCTAGGTGGcagcaccaccagccaagaagccttacaatggaactgcacccttgtgcaaccaatgtaaccttcatcatcatgccagTGTGAAGTGCCGCAAATGCCTAATTTGTGGATTTATAGGTCATACAGCTAGGGTTTGCCAAGCTGCTCCATGGTGCAATccatgcaaccgtcatcatccgaatcacataccctgcttcaaatgtacccactgtggacggtggggacatttggttgacgtgtgccgctttgctatccaaaacaatGTTGTTGCAGATCTTGCTGCTGCTTTgaattagtttaattatgttgcttttgtttcttttgtttttcttgaaCTCTGGAACAATGTGTTTAGTTTATAAATAAAgcgttgttcgcaattctgatgtacaagtgtagttacatgtgtgtatggcattccCCTATGATACCTACAACAAGGAACtgtgttctttacaaactactcttgtagtTCTCCCATTcatgtgatcgctcatgatttccttgaaaaatttctaagtactcgtttcattctaagaaacAAGGTACAGAATATAAGTGACAATTTTTAGACGATTACTCAAAATATCACTTTAAATCCtcggttagataactaagggcaTTTTttttgatctcatacccatatcATTTCATTTCAGTTCCAAAACAACATACATAgtatatattttcaaaaacaaccttcatgatttcaaaatatttcatatagtttgaaaacaattTTAACACAGTATAATTTCTTAATACATCAAaggcatgatttcaaaagcattatccatgttttcaaaaacaaccttcatgatttcaaaatatttcatatagtttgaaaacaattTTGACACAGTATATTTACTTAATAcatcaaatgcatgatttcaaaagcaccatccatgttttcaaaaaccttatgtataatttcaaaattcatctcgcatgattttaaaacattttataaatatacttacCTAATACACCTACCTTATGATTACAAAAGTATTatgtaaggtttcaaaaacattaaacacatttctaaaagaaccccatgcatagttttcaaaaacattttgctcatacattgacttaaccttcaaattctgcttcatatgtcaccttggcatatctagcgcctcaacttCATGAGCATTCTACCTCATGTTTTGATTTAAGCACGTCCAGTGCAAGGTTTTGAAACATcttcaaattccaaaatccatatggGTACTTCTTgccttcacaattagatccttgtggatggctACCGCTCAAatcggagtccttaattggattcctggtgtaccttaattcgaatattacgATTCCTtgtaatcgaaatcgaattttctttttaagatcttcctattttcatagttagattcttgaaaatgattaaagtgccaatgaaatccacggattggattcctagtgtgctttaaattcATGTGCACAATTAACAagaaaattaacaaaatgataataaatttaaaaccaagataaacaattatgtgattatgtgcttatgtttTTTCTTTTATGTATTGTGTTTTTGAGTaatctggatattcgttatccaaatcctcgtagaatcttccatatcttcatatgagggattcatagcaagatattcaaaaggtactacctaaaatccttaatgggcttctacgtaatagttaagacccttggattatatagtaccattccatgattcaaaagagaccctttgagtggtctagtaaaaaagattgattcagaatctggttaagaatgacatgtgttGATGTAGCTGAAAAGACCCCttagtggtctatttaaagagatcgtttattgatttaattaaaaggacCTTAGGGTGGCTtagtcacaatcatcacaggttcgttcattatttcttcccctacacattataaaatgcactgtgtgaactatgcaaggaattacgtaattatggatgcatacataattatgaaactCAGTGCACgaaaaccacagtaagatttatcatgtgtaagaaccgatagtgacaaTAATAACGaaacgtgaacaatgtaatggagatacggtggacgcaccaatggcgcttcatatacttgtatataactGTCTCTGTTACATTAAAAGCATGATGTTATTCagagttactagaagttcagaaccctaaccagtgttgttttatcttttcgacttcatgtttcgagccctcacaagtttcctctaaataaatttcgggacaaaatttcctgaagtaggggagactgtgacatctgtgcctccacggccatcaaacaaataccaaatcaatgaaatattgtatttcatactagggatttgtataaatatgtgtatcatttgcacatatcaattcttgttcgatttcgagctctaaatcgctttctggaaagttatacacaaactgatgcgtaaacgtaatcagtttaacgcgacaaacactctggaacagtgacatgggcttaacataccttaaataacctttacataacttagaaataagatttggaaggtttggtgtgtcgaaatcaagtttattcgcttacagggactaatttcgacaaactgcgaaagtatgtcgattcatactgtaacgaacattccggaccatgatcataagttaaacatgccctaaaatatcctttacatagcttagaaataggctttgaggtgtttggtgcgcaaaaat encodes:
- the LOC110924732 gene encoding glutamic acid-rich protein-like, whose amino-acid sequence is MRKQQLKKLKDRVFKLKILQPLNQNQDSSSKDDSEETQSESQLDRTTLGRGKARLKKKPLKKKKSSDEEDSSYEPDEPKKQRKKRKAVQAGVIPRNVRARKSEKTQSVETPKEPEKQSTEEPVIKAQKRTGGDVDYVEITGFKTATSRPPPQDKPESSHPKDSKFDYIFEGLPEATGIYTEDIPEDDYDMFNNEAIQELLQKVNKLEKEKAKTEAERDILKKQVDNLMKAHDQVRAVLIDQEEAMNRMKNEAHDNSKVFELLTTEIASLNVKIKNLEDVNQTLNQLLSEMSEASSNEMKAMKLEMESMKANKVVKDEQVHMLYSVMESHLKMDVHAAFNEIEVKRAEERRSERERSLAEEATQRNKSVIEDIQEAGGSSSQPEIVGSSNQEDIEMVEAENVQEQDAENVQEQDVENIQEQDDQNFMIVGESSEPFDANNVLRRVAVIQRKRKAREVLLLEWKTNQFVLVGDARLVPYSVKEIARQMKIKERRRKTKIARGEIVDDDSDIELFGNEEEEDNDEEKDDKPDDKDDKGDDDNDQGASGLLIRDPIVQERINELMNDEINEQVDDLQNEASSSGKQHADQVLLSNPTVIYLNVQQEGEVEVRRTRAEMLEELGLEDGKFKFDIEDEIPQLPAKDFEPRYAYEADHYDDVIVEDASDSSDDEIDFHYAGIDATFPSLAEMFKDRNEDEIKRKIVEKVSTEGVPETIPREILAEERKKWFKVMPKERKTLKAL